The Syntrophorhabdaceae bacterium genome contains a region encoding:
- the pilB gene encoding type IV-A pilus assembly ATPase PilB yields MAFLLGELLVRMSHITQKQLDEALIDQKLEGGRIGEVLIRKGLISEEGILQALSRQFAIPVIDLENTEIEESVISLIPLNTVRRYNIMPIRKKGNTLTLALVDPTKIFDLKEIKLFTGFDIDPVLTSEAAVSKAIETYYETTHNVELRRLMDDLGAGDNLSLEIVEEEESGDVAKLESDAKQPPVVQIVNHIFTEAIKKGASDIHIEPFEDSERVRYRIDGVLYEIIRLPMRFKDGVTSRIKVLSRMDIAEKRLPQDGRIKIQMKLGGRLKNIDIRVSSTPTLFGEKIVMRLLDREGLMLDMRRLGFETESLRNFEEAIFKPWGMVLVTGPTGSGKTNTLYSAIGRINTPEVNIMTVEDPVEFNIDGINQVQVQESISLNFASVLRSFLRQDPNIILVGEIRDNETAEIAVKASLTGHLVLSTLHTNDAPSAITRLTDMGIDSFLVATSVILIAAQRLVRRICQECKEEVSHPPRALMNIGFSEEDANTVHIYKGKGCSKCNNTGYKGRVALYEVMPVTAAIRELIFLKANASELRRKAMEEGMMSLRQSGLTKIKNGITTIEEVLRETF; encoded by the coding sequence ATGGCGTTCCTTTTAGGAGAGCTTCTCGTAAGGATGTCCCATATCACCCAGAAGCAGCTCGATGAAGCCCTGATAGACCAGAAGCTCGAAGGCGGCAGGATCGGAGAGGTCCTCATCAGAAAGGGTCTTATTAGCGAGGAAGGCATCCTTCAGGCCCTCTCACGCCAGTTCGCGATCCCTGTGATCGATCTCGAGAATACCGAGATCGAGGAGAGCGTAATCAGCCTCATCCCCCTCAATACCGTACGCAGATACAACATCATGCCTATCAGAAAAAAGGGTAACACCCTCACCCTCGCCCTGGTCGATCCCACAAAAATATTCGACCTCAAGGAGATCAAGCTCTTCACGGGATTCGATATCGACCCCGTCCTCACGTCCGAGGCAGCAGTATCCAAAGCCATAGAAACTTACTATGAGACTACTCATAACGTGGAGCTGAGACGGCTCATGGACGATCTCGGGGCGGGCGACAACCTTTCGCTGGAAATCGTGGAGGAAGAAGAGTCGGGAGATGTGGCAAAGCTCGAATCGGATGCGAAACAGCCCCCCGTGGTCCAGATCGTCAACCACATTTTTACCGAAGCCATCAAGAAAGGCGCCAGCGACATCCATATCGAGCCTTTCGAAGATTCGGAGCGGGTCCGTTATCGCATAGACGGAGTGCTCTATGAGATCATCAGACTGCCCATGAGATTTAAAGACGGCGTCACCTCCAGGATTAAAGTGCTTTCAAGAATGGATATCGCGGAAAAGAGGCTCCCCCAGGACGGGAGGATAAAGATCCAGATGAAACTCGGGGGGAGATTGAAGAATATTGACATCCGTGTCTCCTCTACCCCCACCTTGTTCGGTGAGAAGATTGTGATGCGTCTCCTCGACAGGGAGGGCCTCATGCTTGACATGAGGCGACTTGGCTTTGAAACGGAGAGCCTCAGGAATTTTGAGGAAGCGATCTTTAAGCCATGGGGCATGGTGCTCGTTACGGGACCGACCGGATCGGGAAAGACCAATACCCTTTACAGCGCCATAGGGAGGATCAACACCCCCGAGGTCAATATCATGACCGTCGAAGACCCTGTTGAATTTAATATTGACGGTATTAACCAGGTCCAGGTCCAGGAGTCGATCAGCCTGAACTTTGCTTCCGTGCTGCGCTCCTTCCTCCGCCAGGACCCCAACATCATCCTCGTAGGGGAGATAAGGGATAACGAGACCGCGGAGATCGCCGTCAAGGCGTCTCTTACCGGCCACCTGGTCCTTTCCACCCTTCATACGAACGACGCACCGTCGGCAATAACACGCCTCACGGATATGGGCATCGATTCTTTCCTGGTGGCCACGTCGGTCATCCTCATTGCCGCCCAGAGGCTTGTCCGGCGAATATGTCAGGAGTGCAAGGAAGAGGTAAGCCATCCCCCCCGGGCCTTGATGAACATCGGTTTCTCCGAAGAAGATGCCAATACGGTCCACATATATAAGGGGAAAGGTTGCAGCAAGTGCAATAACACCGGCTATAAAGGCCGCGTAGCGCTCTATGAGGTAATGCCCGTTACCGCCGCCATACGGGAGCTTATTTTCCTGAAAGCCAACGCATCGGAGTTGAGAAGAAAGGCCATGGAAGAAGGCATGATGTCTTTGAGGCAGAGCGGTCTCACAAAGATCAAAAACGGCATCACTACCATAGAGGAAGTCCTGCGAGAGACTTTCTGA